The proteins below come from a single Parazoarcus communis genomic window:
- a CDS encoding SoxR reducing system RseC family protein, which yields MMQRSGKVLSVTDDGVTVRFERAAACGGCRAEKVCGTSNTTDLVLSAAGCASRAGEEVMVEIDGGMALRALFVTHLLPVLGLLAGMAFASLIQLTDAGIAGLSFAGLGLGLIASRRVARHPALQPAPRITSDPLNPTRASLHQESDT from the coding sequence ATGATGCAACGCAGCGGAAAAGTCCTCAGCGTGACCGACGACGGCGTGACCGTTCGTTTCGAACGCGCAGCGGCGTGCGGAGGCTGTCGCGCGGAAAAAGTCTGCGGCACTTCGAACACGACCGATCTCGTCCTCAGCGCCGCGGGCTGCGCGTCGCGCGCCGGCGAAGAGGTCATGGTCGAGATCGATGGCGGCATGGCATTGCGGGCCCTGTTCGTCACCCACTTGCTGCCGGTCCTCGGCCTGCTCGCCGGCATGGCCTTCGCCAGCCTGATCCAGCTCACCGATGCGGGTATCGCCGGCCTCAGTTTCGCCGGCCTCGGCCTCGGGCTCATCGCCTCGCGGCGGGTCGCACGCCACCCTGCACTGCAGCCCGCCCCCCGAATCACCTCCGATCCACTCAACC
- a CDS encoding NifB/NifX family molybdenum-iron cluster-binding protein → MNGVRIAFASTDRSTVNQHFGSTEAFAIFEIGADTCQLVEVTEFIDTSQDGNENKLPAKIATLAGCAAVYCLAVGASAVKQLLAAGVQPIRVEEGRAIDSLVEELQAELASGPAGWLAKAIKDRQPADSSRFDEMEAEGWQE, encoded by the coding sequence ATGAATGGCGTACGCATTGCCTTTGCCAGCACCGACCGCAGCACGGTGAACCAGCACTTCGGCTCCACCGAGGCGTTTGCCATTTTCGAGATCGGTGCAGACACCTGCCAGCTGGTGGAGGTCACCGAATTCATCGATACCTCGCAGGACGGCAACGAAAACAAGCTGCCGGCGAAGATCGCCACGCTTGCGGGCTGCGCTGCGGTGTACTGCCTCGCCGTCGGCGCGTCGGCCGTAAAGCAGTTGCTGGCGGCCGGTGTGCAGCCGATCCGGGTCGAGGAAGGTCGTGCCATCGACAGCCTGGTCGAAGAGCTTCAGGCCGAACTGGCCAGCGGCCCCGCGGGCTGGCTGGCGAAAGCCATCAAGGACAGGCAGCCGGCCGACAGCAGCCGCTTCGACGAGATGGAAGCCGAGGGCTGGCAGGAATGA
- the nifN gene encoding nitrogenase iron-molybdenum cofactor biosynthesis protein NifN: MAEIIRHPKALAVNPLKSSAPAGAALAFLGINRSMPIFHGSQGCTAFAKVFFVRHFREPVPLQTTAMDQVATVMNADGNVVQALATVCGKSKPALVGLATTALAETQGTDIRRLVHEFRAKHPQFDHIPVAAVNTPDFAGCLETGYASAVKGIIEATVPDTAGSGLVGKRKKQVNLLLGAHLTPGDVEAIKEWVELFGLRPLAVPDLADSLDGHLIAEDFVPVTLGGTTLSELATLGEAVATIVVGRSLKGAADLLAERTGVPDHRFDGLIGLDACDRFTATLAEIAGIAVPEKLERHRAQLQDAMVDTHFMTGLRRVAIAADPDLLLQLSELFAGMGSEIVSAVSPIKAASLAGVAAGQVHVGDLEDLENLARSAHAELLVSNSHAAATAARLGVPLLRAGMPQYDLVGGFCKTWVGYRGTRQVLFDLANLVLQHHDSITPHHSRYKQPAPSAPQTAAAGGH, translated from the coding sequence ATGGCCGAAATCATCCGTCACCCCAAGGCACTCGCGGTCAATCCGCTGAAGTCGTCGGCACCGGCCGGCGCCGCGCTGGCCTTTCTCGGCATCAACCGCTCGATGCCGATCTTTCATGGCTCGCAAGGATGCACGGCCTTTGCCAAGGTCTTCTTCGTGCGCCATTTCCGCGAACCCGTGCCGCTGCAGACCACGGCCATGGACCAGGTCGCCACGGTGATGAACGCCGACGGCAACGTCGTGCAGGCGCTTGCCACGGTATGCGGCAAGAGCAAGCCGGCCCTGGTCGGCCTCGCCACCACCGCGCTGGCAGAAACCCAGGGCACCGACATCCGGCGGCTCGTGCATGAGTTCCGGGCCAAGCACCCCCAGTTCGATCACATCCCGGTCGCAGCAGTGAATACGCCGGACTTCGCAGGCTGTCTCGAGACCGGCTATGCGAGCGCGGTAAAGGGCATCATCGAGGCCACGGTGCCCGACACGGCAGGCAGCGGCCTTGTCGGCAAGCGCAAGAAACAGGTCAACCTGCTGCTCGGCGCCCACCTCACCCCGGGCGACGTCGAAGCGATCAAGGAGTGGGTCGAACTCTTCGGCCTGCGCCCGCTGGCGGTGCCCGATCTTGCCGACTCGCTTGACGGTCACCTGATCGCGGAAGACTTTGTCCCGGTCACGCTTGGCGGCACCACCCTCTCCGAGCTCGCCACCCTAGGCGAGGCGGTCGCAACGATCGTCGTCGGGCGCTCACTCAAAGGTGCGGCCGACCTGCTGGCGGAGCGCACCGGCGTGCCCGACCACCGCTTCGATGGGCTCATCGGCCTGGACGCCTGTGATCGTTTCACCGCCACACTGGCAGAGATCGCCGGCATTGCGGTGCCCGAAAAGCTCGAGCGTCATCGTGCGCAGTTGCAGGACGCAATGGTCGACACCCATTTCATGACCGGGCTGCGCCGGGTCGCGATCGCGGCCGACCCCGACCTCCTGCTGCAGCTTTCCGAGCTCTTTGCCGGCATGGGCAGCGAAATCGTCAGCGCAGTGTCGCCGATCAAGGCCGCAAGCCTCGCCGGCGTGGCCGCCGGGCAGGTGCATGTCGGTGACCTGGAAGACCTCGAAAACCTCGCCCGCAGCGCCCACGCCGAACTGCTGGTGTCCAACTCGCATGCCGCGGCAACTGCTGCGCGGCTCGGCGTACCGCTGCTGCGCGCAGGCATGCCGCAATACGACCTGGTAGGCGGCTTCTGCAAGACCTGGGTGGGCTACCGGGGTACCCGGCAAGTCCTGTTCGATCTGGCCAACCTGGTACTGCAACATCATGACTCCATCACACCTCACCACTCCCGCTACAAGCAGCCCGCCCCCTCCGCGCCGCAGACAGCTGCGGCTGGTGGGCACTGA
- the nifE gene encoding nitrogenase iron-molybdenum cofactor biosynthesis protein NifE — MKAADIAELLNEPACTHNKKEKSGCSRPTPGASAGGCAFDGAQIALLPIADVAHVVHGPIACSGNSWDNRGTASSGPTLYKIGMTTDLSEQDVIMGRGEKRLFHGIKQAIDTHAPAAVFVYNTCVPALIGDDIESVCKAASERWNVPVVPIDCAGFYGTKNLGNRIAGEAMVKHVIGTREPEPVAAELVPPGITIHSINLIGEYNIAGELWYLTPLFDELGIRILCTLSGDARFHEVQTMHRAEVSMLVCAKAMINVARKMEERYGIPWFEGSFYGITDTSAALREIARLIGDPDLVQRTEALIEREEKRVRAELDAWRPRLEGKRVLLFTGGVKSWSVVSALQDLGMIVVASGTKKSTEEDKARILELMGDNTIMLNTEGARDLLNAVYELKADILIAGGRNLYTALKARLPFLDINQEREFGYAGYDGMKELVRQLALTLESPVWAAVRKPAPWSQKAMVIAGPEMGDSPDGGDEPDAHAHDHDHTAPAGAAA, encoded by the coding sequence GTGAAAGCCGCCGACATTGCCGAACTGCTGAACGAACCTGCCTGCACGCACAACAAGAAGGAGAAATCCGGTTGTTCGCGCCCCACCCCCGGCGCCTCGGCCGGCGGCTGCGCCTTTGACGGCGCGCAGATCGCCTTGCTGCCGATTGCCGACGTGGCCCACGTGGTTCATGGCCCGATCGCCTGCAGCGGCAACTCCTGGGACAACCGCGGCACCGCCTCGTCCGGCCCCACCCTGTACAAGATCGGCATGACAACCGATCTGTCGGAACAGGACGTGATCATGGGTCGCGGCGAGAAGCGCCTGTTCCACGGCATCAAGCAGGCCATCGACACCCATGCCCCCGCGGCCGTCTTCGTCTACAACACCTGCGTGCCGGCACTGATCGGGGACGACATCGAGTCGGTCTGCAAGGCCGCCAGCGAGCGCTGGAACGTGCCTGTGGTGCCGATCGACTGCGCCGGTTTCTACGGCACGAAGAACCTCGGCAACCGCATCGCCGGCGAAGCCATGGTGAAGCACGTGATCGGCACCCGCGAGCCGGAACCGGTCGCAGCCGAGCTGGTTCCACCGGGCATCACCATCCACAGCATCAACCTCATCGGCGAATACAACATCGCCGGCGAGCTCTGGTACCTGACCCCGCTGTTCGACGAACTCGGCATCCGCATTCTGTGCACCCTGTCGGGCGATGCCCGCTTCCATGAAGTCCAGACCATGCACCGCGCGGAGGTCAGCATGCTGGTCTGCGCCAAGGCCATGATCAACGTCGCACGCAAGATGGAAGAGCGTTACGGCATCCCCTGGTTCGAGGGCAGCTTCTACGGCATCACCGACACCTCGGCCGCGCTGCGCGAGATCGCCCGCCTGATCGGCGACCCCGATCTGGTCCAGCGCACAGAAGCGCTGATCGAACGCGAGGAGAAGCGGGTCCGTGCCGAACTCGACGCCTGGCGCCCGCGCCTCGAAGGCAAGCGCGTCCTGCTCTTCACCGGCGGCGTCAAATCATGGTCGGTGGTGTCGGCGCTGCAGGACCTGGGCATGATCGTCGTCGCCAGCGGCACCAAGAAATCGACCGAGGAGGACAAGGCCCGCATCCTCGAACTGATGGGTGACAACACCATCATGCTCAACACCGAGGGCGCGCGCGATCTGCTCAATGCGGTGTACGAACTGAAGGCCGACATCCTGATTGCCGGCGGACGAAACCTCTACACCGCGCTCAAGGCCCGCCTGCCCTTCCTCGACATCAACCAGGAGCGCGAATTCGGCTACGCCGGCTACGACGGCATGAAAGAGCTGGTGCGCCAGCTCGCCCTCACGCTCGAGTCGCCCGTATGGGCCGCCGTCCGCAAGCCCGCCCCGTGGTCGCAGAAAGCGATGGTGATCGCCGGACCCGAGATGGGAGACAGCCCGGATGGCGGCGACGAGCCCGATGCGCATGCCCACGACCATGACCACACCGCGCCCGCCGGCGCCGCTGCCTGA
- a CDS encoding 4Fe4S-binding leucine-rich repeat protein: MNHPHKPETGDYTPPENPCPRCALRNSLLAEGRCAPGDACLFVHSGRQIDRFLARNPAFAEGCLSDDFWERRAIAVRYAPAEAAGRLIDDPDETVRRAVAVRAEGEALLHLARDEDREVRVTVATRLPPSELGRLMRDPDYAVRLQVARRLPHGSLPQMTDDPDPVVRKEIARRLPAFALSRLARDADPEVRALAAGRMLPNDAATMLSDPHWLVRAAAVQQAPLEALAAVSDDPEETIRLLVADRLTDAAETPQSAPDQ, translated from the coding sequence ATGAACCATCCGCACAAACCCGAGACCGGTGACTACACGCCGCCGGAGAACCCCTGCCCACGATGTGCGCTGCGCAACAGCCTGCTCGCCGAAGGCCGTTGCGCGCCCGGCGACGCCTGTCTGTTCGTCCACAGCGGACGCCAGATCGACCGCTTCCTGGCGCGCAACCCGGCCTTTGCCGAAGGCTGTCTCAGCGACGATTTCTGGGAGCGCCGCGCAATCGCGGTCCGCTATGCGCCCGCCGAGGCCGCAGGCCGGCTGATCGACGACCCTGACGAAACCGTCCGGCGCGCGGTGGCGGTACGCGCCGAAGGCGAAGCCCTGCTTCACCTTGCCCGCGACGAGGATCGTGAAGTACGGGTGACCGTTGCCACCCGCCTGCCTCCGTCCGAACTCGGGCGCCTGATGCGCGACCCCGACTATGCCGTGCGCCTGCAGGTGGCCCGTCGTCTGCCGCACGGCAGTCTGCCGCAGATGACCGACGATCCCGATCCTGTCGTGCGCAAGGAGATCGCCCGCCGCCTGCCAGCCTTCGCACTCAGCCGCCTCGCCCGCGACGCCGACCCGGAAGTCCGCGCCCTTGCGGCAGGCCGCATGCTGCCGAACGATGCCGCCACCATGCTCTCCGACCCGCACTGGCTGGTGCGCGCCGCGGCCGTTCAGCAGGCGCCGCTCGAGGCGCTGGCTGCCGTCTCCGACGACCCGGAAGAAACCATCCGTCTGCTCGTGGCCGATCGCCTGACCGATGCAGCGGAAACCCCGCAGTCCGCACCCGACCAGTAA
- a CDS encoding nitrogen fixation protein NifZ → MSAAFCSPGDVVFALDAIHNDGSIPDIDAGALLAAAGTRGVVVKTGHVEAAPDIDIILVRFEGEDDVLGPPVGCLVEELRLEPVLTS, encoded by the coding sequence ATGAGCGCCGCATTCTGCTCACCCGGCGACGTCGTGTTCGCTCTCGACGCCATCCACAACGACGGCAGCATTCCCGATATCGACGCCGGCGCGCTGCTAGCTGCGGCCGGAACCCGTGGCGTAGTGGTGAAGACCGGTCATGTCGAGGCAGCCCCCGACATCGACATCATCCTGGTGCGCTTCGAGGGCGAGGACGATGTGCTCGGCCCCCCGGTCGGATGCCTGGTCGAAGAGTTGCGGCTGGAGCCCGTCCTCACCAGCTAG
- a CDS encoding (2Fe-2S) ferredoxin domain-containing protein, translating to MAKPKKHVLVCVQGRPAGHPRGSCQQKGCNEVYQGFMEAFQARNLWADYAVTNTGCIGPCSNGPSVLVYPEGVMYSGVSAADVGSIIDEHLIGDTPVERLLAPASVW from the coding sequence ATGGCAAAACCCAAGAAACACGTTCTCGTCTGCGTCCAGGGCCGCCCCGCCGGCCACCCCCGCGGATCCTGTCAGCAGAAGGGCTGCAACGAGGTCTATCAGGGCTTCATGGAAGCCTTTCAGGCCCGTAACCTGTGGGCGGACTACGCCGTGACCAATACCGGCTGCATCGGTCCCTGCTCCAATGGCCCGAGCGTGCTGGTGTATCCGGAAGGCGTGATGTACTCGGGCGTGAGTGCAGCCGATGTCGGCAGCATCATCGACGAGCATCTCATCGGCGACACGCCGGTCGAGCGCCTGCTGGCGCCGGCCAGCGTGTGGTGA
- a CDS encoding flavodoxin encodes MANIGIFFGTDTGRTRRIAKSIAKKLGDAAADPLNVNKATADDFLAYDALIIGTPTLGDGELPGLECGAQTASWAEFLPQLDGADMSGKVVAIFGLGDQEKYGNEFCDAMADLYDCVTTCGANVIGTWPVDGYTFKSSQAVIDGSFVGLALDQDNQPTLTDERVDAWLAGITPALMAAAG; translated from the coding sequence ATGGCAAACATCGGCATCTTCTTCGGCACCGACACCGGCCGCACCCGACGCATCGCCAAATCGATCGCGAAGAAACTCGGCGATGCAGCCGCCGACCCGCTCAACGTCAACAAGGCGACGGCCGACGATTTCCTCGCCTACGACGCCCTGATCATCGGCACCCCGACGCTGGGCGACGGCGAACTGCCCGGCCTCGAGTGCGGCGCCCAGACCGCAAGCTGGGCCGAATTCCTGCCTCAGCTCGACGGTGCCGACATGAGCGGCAAGGTCGTTGCCATCTTTGGACTCGGCGACCAGGAGAAATACGGCAACGAATTCTGCGATGCGATGGCCGATCTCTACGACTGCGTCACCACCTGCGGTGCAAACGTGATCGGCACCTGGCCGGTCGACGGCTACACCTTCAAGAGCTCCCAGGCCGTGATCGATGGCAGTTTTGTCGGTCTCGCACTCGACCAGGACAACCAGCCCACGCTTACCGACGAGCGTGTCGATGCCTGGCTGGCCGGGATCACGCCGGCACTGATGGCTGCCGCCGGCTGA
- a CDS encoding ankyrin repeat domain-containing protein, with the protein MMNTETLTASEPSSRQAHRISAADAADMLLRHRDGVLPALAVFDVRDENSYRAAHIDAAIRLAEATFPQQIRGLNRTTPVLIYCYHGNASRTWAQWFADFRFPEVYSVDGGYPAFSDALATRSAGQQGTPVAGMDARADLLAFLQTHGFDPFDLNAPRQHGLTALMRAALAGHEGVVDALLACGADISRRNMDGNNALWLACVSGNAAIVRRLVQAGIDIDNRNDMGATCLMYAASAGKAEMVALLLECGADPQVLNFDDARAVDLAATRSCLQLLRHTIG; encoded by the coding sequence ATGATGAACACCGAAACCCTGACCGCCTCCGAACCAAGCAGCCGCCAGGCTCACCGCATCTCCGCCGCGGATGCGGCCGACATGCTCCTGCGCCACAGGGACGGTGTGCTGCCCGCCCTTGCGGTGTTCGATGTGCGCGACGAAAACAGCTATCGCGCGGCGCATATCGACGCAGCGATCCGCCTCGCCGAGGCCACTTTTCCGCAGCAGATCCGGGGCCTGAACCGCACCACGCCGGTTCTGATCTACTGCTATCACGGCAATGCCAGTCGCACCTGGGCGCAGTGGTTCGCAGATTTCCGCTTTCCCGAAGTGTATAGCGTGGATGGCGGCTACCCGGCCTTCTCCGACGCACTCGCTACACGCAGCGCCGGCCAGCAAGGCACGCCGGTCGCAGGCATGGATGCCCGCGCCGACCTCCTCGCATTCCTGCAGACGCACGGGTTCGACCCTTTCGACCTCAACGCACCGCGCCAGCACGGCCTGACAGCGCTGATGCGCGCGGCCCTCGCGGGGCATGAGGGCGTGGTCGACGCCCTCCTCGCCTGCGGTGCAGACATCTCCCGCCGCAACATGGACGGCAACAACGCCCTCTGGCTGGCCTGCGTATCGGGCAATGCCGCGATCGTGCGCAGGCTCGTGCAGGCAGGCATCGACATCGACAACCGCAACGACATGGGTGCGACCTGCCTGATGTACGCCGCCTCGGCCGGCAAGGCCGAGATGGTCGCACTCCTGCTCGAGTGCGGCGCCGACCCGCAGGTGCTCAATTTCGACGACGCCCGCGCAGTGGACCTCGCCGCCACCCGCAGCTGCCTCCAACTTCTTCGCCACACGATCGGATGA
- a CDS encoding SagB/ThcOx family dehydrogenase, whose protein sequence is MKRTDSAIPASPPTQSDSDVVRLYHARSKHRFEAYAAGPAMLDWDAQPAPFRHYDGAPIVALPLLGEPGAAAPLRALLDKPFPCAGAPRCPQKPGLESIGMLLHLSLGITAWKVMGPDRWAVRANPSSGNLHPVEAWLIARDIPGLADGVYHYRPEDHVLECRALDRTTASDAPLLGLALSTAMWREAWKYGERGFRYCQLDVGHAASALAHAAALLGWSLAEQPVPTACLAHRLGLDRDADFPGSRHPQVEREEAELLLAVGLDGHGPAPATQALQPPADDTLWFGRASQLDPLPRYRWPLIDDVAAATRHRAEGTAPATVAVAPPWQPSAQLAGFDSSAARTMLSRRSAQRFDASHRMSRAAFHSVLHVLGDSMRPSSLWPHASGMVAALFVHRVDACAPGLYLLTADGCDDAGAFATSGEHVETIGDGLTLRLHRKLEQVELHRLARSLHCHQDIASNACLALGLISPFDDVIAADPAAYRDLFRVAGQTGQALYLLAELLGLRGTGIGCFFDDPVHEALGLSGSSHQTLYHFTIGLPIDDARIESAPAYPADRALHQPANRTPT, encoded by the coding sequence ATGAAGCGCACCGACTCCGCCATCCCGGCTTCCCCCCCGACGCAATCGGACAGCGACGTCGTCCGGCTGTATCACGCCCGCAGCAAACACCGCTTCGAGGCCTATGCAGCCGGACCGGCGATGCTCGACTGGGATGCGCAGCCCGCACCTTTCCGCCACTACGATGGCGCCCCGATAGTGGCACTGCCATTGCTCGGGGAGCCAGGAGCAGCGGCGCCGCTGCGGGCATTGCTGGACAAGCCCTTTCCCTGTGCAGGCGCCCCGCGCTGCCCGCAGAAGCCGGGGCTGGAGAGCATCGGCATGCTCTTGCACCTGTCGCTCGGCATCACCGCATGGAAGGTCATGGGGCCGGACCGCTGGGCGGTGCGCGCCAACCCCTCCAGCGGCAACCTGCATCCGGTGGAAGCCTGGCTGATCGCGCGGGACATTCCGGGGCTTGCCGACGGGGTGTATCACTACCGGCCCGAAGACCACGTGCTGGAGTGCCGTGCGCTGGACAGGACAACCGCATCGGACGCGCCGCTGCTCGGCCTCGCACTCAGCACCGCGATGTGGCGCGAGGCGTGGAAATACGGTGAGCGCGGATTCCGCTACTGCCAGCTCGACGTCGGTCACGCTGCCAGCGCCCTCGCGCACGCAGCGGCACTGCTGGGCTGGTCGCTGGCCGAGCAGCCCGTGCCCACTGCATGCCTCGCGCATCGGCTCGGTCTCGACCGCGATGCAGACTTTCCGGGCAGCCGTCACCCGCAGGTCGAGCGTGAAGAGGCCGAACTCCTGCTCGCCGTCGGACTTGACGGGCACGGACCGGCTCCCGCCACACAAGCCCTGCAGCCGCCGGCGGACGACACGCTATGGTTCGGACGCGCTTCGCAGCTGGACCCGCTGCCGCGCTACCGCTGGCCCCTGATCGACGACGTCGCGGCAGCAACCCGGCACCGGGCAGAGGGCACAGCCCCCGCCACTGTGGCGGTCGCGCCCCCCTGGCAGCCCTCGGCGCAGCTGGCCGGCTTCGACAGCAGTGCGGCCCGGACCATGCTGAGCAGGCGCAGCGCGCAGCGTTTCGACGCCTCGCACCGGATGAGCCGGGCAGCCTTTCATAGCGTGCTCCATGTCCTTGGCGACAGCATGCGTCCAAGCAGCCTCTGGCCCCATGCCTCGGGAATGGTGGCCGCGCTGTTCGTGCACCGGGTCGACGCCTGCGCGCCCGGGCTGTACCTGCTGACGGCCGACGGCTGCGATGATGCAGGCGCTTTCGCCACCTCCGGTGAGCACGTGGAAACCATCGGGGACGGCCTGACACTGCGCCTGCATCGCAAGCTTGAGCAGGTCGAGCTCCATCGCCTCGCGCGCAGCCTGCACTGTCATCAGGACATCGCATCCAACGCCTGTCTGGCGCTCGGCCTGATCTCGCCCTTTGACGACGTCATCGCTGCCGACCCTGCGGCCTACCGCGATCTGTTCCGGGTGGCCGGACAGACGGGACAAGCCCTCTACCTTCTCGCCGAACTCCTCGGACTTCGCGGCACTGGCATCGGATGCTTTTTCGACGATCCGGTCCACGAAGCGCTGGGCCTCTCCGGCAGCAGTCATCAGACCCTGTACCACTTCACCATCGGTCTGCCGATTGACGACGCAAGAATCGAATCCGCCCCGGCCTATCCCGCCGACCGCGCCCTGCATCAGCCCGCCAACCGGACCCCAACATGA
- a CDS encoding DUF86 domain-containing protein, translating to MSAAQIRTDILVRVEEAATDILTLVEGLSADDFARSRLTRTATLACLREIADAASALPAEGRAAMPEVDWAGWLDLGDALAHGVLCAEREWQAASEGAAVILQWMRVYRQAA from the coding sequence ATGAGTGCAGCGCAGATACGTACCGATATTCTTGTTCGGGTCGAGGAGGCCGCGACCGACATCCTGACCCTGGTCGAAGGCCTCAGTGCCGACGATTTCGCCCGCAGCCGCCTGACGCGAACAGCGACGCTGGCGTGTCTGCGTGAAATCGCCGACGCCGCGTCGGCATTGCCTGCCGAAGGCCGTGCGGCGATGCCCGAGGTGGACTGGGCCGGCTGGCTGGACCTGGGGGACGCTCTGGCACACGGCGTTTTGTGTGCCGAGCGCGAATGGCAGGCCGCATCCGAAGGTGCCGCCGTGATCCTGCAATGGATGCGTGTCTACCGCCAGGCGGCCTGA
- a CDS encoding monovalent cation:proton antiporter-2 (CPA2) family protein, with protein sequence MQSVATFAALLAVAVFLVPFFKRAGLGTVLGYLVAGVLIGPWGASVVHDPENLLHTAELGVVLLLFIIGLELQPSRLWALRKPVFGLGALQFFGVGALLIGVARLLGLSWSESVLAGLALALSSTAFVLPTLAERNELHSRYGRETFAILLFQDLMVIPLLALLPLLGADKPEGGVSPVVGLVVLGIVIAIGRPVLDRIFRHVSRIDSREMFTAAALATALGLALLMEASGLSMSLGAFVAGVLLSDSDFRHELEGSIAPFQGLLMGFFFIAVGMSINLGMIVQHPINVIAFTFGLLAIKGFGLYGLRRMVGGAAKVSRMQALALAQCGEFAFVLFGAARANSLLPVDVVEQLTLSVALSMAIAPLLFIIGDRINAREAANQPEQPADDMPDEPNPVVIAGFGRVGQIIGRILRLRGVPFTALDKDRDEVDVVRRFGAQAYYGNAAHLEVLDAARVGEAKVFVLAIDDIETSLRCAELVRKHFPHVQIVARARDRFHAYRLMDLGVTLQMRETFKSSLALACMTFEALGKPPEVASQIIDLFARNDQELLKRQQALYHDESQLIQSTKDAHMELVALLEQELAAAGPPEAEPESPKA encoded by the coding sequence ATGCAATCAGTCGCCACCTTCGCTGCACTGCTCGCCGTTGCTGTTTTTCTCGTTCCTTTCTTCAAGCGCGCGGGGCTCGGCACCGTGCTGGGCTACCTCGTCGCGGGGGTGCTGATCGGCCCCTGGGGTGCGAGCGTGGTGCACGACCCCGAGAACCTGCTGCATACCGCAGAGCTCGGCGTCGTGCTGCTGCTGTTCATCATCGGCCTTGAGCTTCAGCCCAGCCGCCTGTGGGCATTACGCAAGCCGGTGTTCGGGCTCGGCGCGCTGCAGTTCTTCGGCGTGGGCGCGCTGCTCATCGGAGTTGCCAGGCTGCTGGGGCTGAGCTGGTCCGAGTCCGTTCTGGCCGGTCTGGCGCTGGCCCTGTCGTCTACGGCATTCGTGCTGCCGACACTGGCTGAACGCAATGAACTGCATAGCCGCTACGGCCGCGAAACCTTCGCCATCCTGCTGTTCCAGGATCTGATGGTCATCCCCTTGCTGGCGCTGCTGCCCCTGCTCGGTGCCGACAAGCCGGAAGGCGGCGTGTCGCCCGTCGTGGGACTGGTGGTGCTGGGTATCGTCATCGCCATCGGGCGACCGGTGCTCGACCGCATCTTCCGCCACGTCAGCCGCATCGACAGCCGCGAGATGTTTACCGCCGCGGCGCTCGCCACCGCGCTCGGCCTTGCCCTGCTGATGGAGGCCAGCGGCCTGTCGATGTCGCTCGGCGCCTTCGTCGCCGGCGTGCTGTTGTCCGACTCGGACTTCCGCCACGAACTCGAAGGCTCGATCGCGCCCTTCCAGGGCCTGCTGATGGGTTTCTTCTTCATCGCGGTGGGGATGAGCATCAACCTCGGCATGATCGTGCAGCACCCGATCAATGTCATCGCCTTCACCTTCGGCCTGCTCGCAATCAAGGGCTTCGGCCTGTACGGCCTGCGCAGGATGGTTGGCGGTGCAGCCAAAGTGTCGCGCATGCAAGCGCTGGCGCTCGCGCAGTGCGGCGAGTTCGCCTTCGTGCTGTTCGGCGCGGCGCGGGCAAATTCACTGCTGCCGGTCGATGTCGTCGAACAGCTGACGCTGTCGGTCGCGCTGTCAATGGCCATCGCCCCGCTGCTGTTCATTATCGGCGACCGCATCAACGCCAGGGAAGCGGCCAACCAGCCGGAACAGCCTGCCGACGACATGCCCGACGAACCCAACCCCGTCGTGATCGCCGGCTTCGGTCGCGTCGGCCAGATCATCGGCCGCATCCTGCGCCTGCGCGGCGTGCCCTTCACCGCCCTGGACAAGGACCGCGACGAAGTCGACGTGGTGCGCCGCTTCGGCGCCCAGGCCTACTACGGCAACGCGGCCCACCTGGAAGTGCTGGACGCCGCCCGCGTCGGCGAAGCCAAGGTGTTCGTGCTGGCCATCGACGACATCGAAACCTCGCTGCGCTGCGCCGAACTCGTGCGCAAGCATTTCCCCCACGTGCAGATCGTCGCCCGCGCGCGCGACCGCTTCCACGCCTACCGCCTGATGGACCTCGGCGTCACCCTGCAGATGCGTGAAACCTTCAAGTCCAGCCTCGCCCTGGCCTGCATGACCTTCGAAGCCCTCGGCAAGCCCCCCGAGGTCGCCAGCCAGATCATCGACCTGTTCGCCCGCAACGACCAGGAACTGCTCAAGCGGCAACAGGCGCTGTACCACGACGAGAGCCAGCTGATTCAATCCACCAAGGATGCGCACATGGAACTGGTGGCGCTGCTGGAGCAGGAGCTCGCTGCCGCCGGGCCGCCGGAAGCGGAACCAGAAAGCCCGAAGGCCTGA